Genomic window (Oryza sativa Japonica Group chromosome 3, ASM3414082v1):
AATAACAAAGTAAGACATCCAATCCTTCAACCCAAGTTGAACATGTGTTTCCTGACATCAATATATACATGCATTCTGATACAATCCCTGTTTTCTGTGATCTTTTCATTTGCACTATATCTTTTGATGGGTGGAATCAATGGTGTGACGCCTCTTGCAGGAGAGTATATATATGAGGCAAATCACATTTGAAGACAAATTTGCTGGATTTGGAGCATCTCAAGCCATAACCGATGCCCAGCTCGGCAGCTCTCCAGGCCTCCACGTTGCATGAAGAGTGCCACCTATTTCGACGGATCAAAGAATACATCACCAGCCCGTCAACACGCGCACCTCGGATTTGGTGTTTTTACTTAAAGTGAGTTAAGCTGCATGCTTCTTGCAGTCGCAGATCCGGGTCCGGCCTGCCCAGAACCTGTCTCTCCGCTGCGTTAAAGGAGTAAttagcatactccctccgtgttCGTAAATAAAGTCGTTTAGAACAATATTTAAGTTAAATCTTgataatataaatcataaataactctcaagttgttgagtttgaaaatataaaaattatatgaatagatttgtcttaaaaaatactttcataaaaatatacatatatcacttttcaataaatatttttatagaaataagaaatcaaagttgtgttttggagaccgtttCGCTGTCCTAAATAACTTTCTTTAttagtatggagggagtactgctCCTCTGTTGGGCCTACAGGTAATCATGGATTTACCATTTTTCACACCCTCGTAGCTTCTGAAATACAAGAATTCTAGTACTATTTGAATTCTATAGTCAGTTTCATTTGCGTAGGAAATAACTATTGCTTTTCTGGAATATGATTAGCATTTGTTCCCTCTGGGTacagagaagaaaagagaaatccATTTTGCATCGAAAATCTAGACATCAATATCTCCATGACGTCTCATTCATTTCTATAGTTCTATCACATGGTAAACATTGTGAAGTTGACCGATCATGAATGAGTTTTGCATTGGATTGTGTGATAGCAGTAAATGCAAATAGCCAGATTTTATGCATGTTACTACTAATTTACATTGCCAGACAAGTTCTACCCTACCCACACTGAAATTCTCCGTGCATCAACGGGGAACGGGGTCATCACGCTAGATGTGTGAGCAACTACgttctatttattttcttttgttggaAACTTGCGACTTGCGAGCAACTACTGTTCTGGAATCTGGAGTCTGAAGCTTGCAACTTGCAACAGCTCAGGAGTGTACCTTTTGTATTGCCTGTTGAAATTCTGACAGTACAGGCCAAGTACAATTTCTTAGAattgtttcattaaatctagcaCTTTGTTTCAGTGATCTGATCTTctttttaattaaatatattattatttgcCTTGAGTTTCTTTGATTGCAGGTTGCAGCTATCACTACTAGCAGTACTTAACTTGATTCTACAGCTTTTAGTCAACTtaccagctctccattaagcaTCCTAGGATTTAGagggagattaaaaaaaaaaacaggcatGTCCTACGTACAGATCACGGCAAGCATGCACATTTTTGTTACTCTGCATTTACAAAATTCAGCCAAAAATAAGGGGAGAGAATCAATACATCGGAAGCACATTTCGCTTGCCACGCACGCACGTCTACAGGTCTACAGGATGGTGGTGAACATCTGGCTGACCAGGTTCGAgtacgacgtcggcggcggcgtgtggccatcggcggcggccgccgtcgccggcgccgactcCGACGGCTGCTGCTTGACGACGGCGGGGGCGAGCGCGCCGGCCGTCCTCCGGCGATCCCGCTCCTTGACGAGCTCGTGCGCGAACCACTCCAGCTTCTCGGCGTTCGTCTGCTCCGCCAGCTTCTTCCCCCGGAACAGCACCGACTCCACGTTCTTCTGCGACAGCATCTCCTCCGCCACGCCCCAccccgcgccatcgccgccgccgccgccgccgcatctcatCCCTCCTCGGCTCGCCCGCGGCGACCCCATCGCCTGCAAGATCAAAGACACCAATGGAGATGGAGATTGATCAAGCTAAAGCAAACGCAAAGATATCATGGTGGTATAGTGATGGCTGTGAGTTCTCTGACCTGTATACGGATGTAGTTGTTTGTCCTATTATGTCCGAACGCCATGGCCACTGCTTGATCCACCTGGAGTCAAGGATGCGTCGGGGAGAAGGCGTTAGCCAAGGGAGCACGAAGAACAAGAATGCATGCgagaaaggaagaagaggaCCACACAGAGAGACACACTGGATGGATTGTTTTTTTCTGTACCATGTCGGCGACgccttcggcggcgatcctgaCGATCTCGGatgtcgaggcggcggcgccaccggtgGGGCGGTTGTCGCACTCGCCGCTGCCGATGGAGATGACCAGGAGgtcctcgacgccggcggcgagagggaaCTCGCGCTTGTTGTTGAGCACGTGGgtgatggccgccgccgtggggtTGCCgagcgcgaggccgccgccgacggccgcgATGCGGGTGGCGCCGTCGGAGGACCGCAcctccaccgccgacgccgagccgTCCGACCCGGCGCAGGTGGCGGCGCACACGTCGCGGAGGCGGAAGTCGTACGCCGCCGTctcgacggcgtcggcgcgggagaAGAGGAACGGCCCCGCCGACGCGAGGTCGTAGCACGGCACCAGCACCGGCCGCACCGTGTCCCGCAGCGTCAGGTCGCCGAACACCTTCCGGAACGCGGCGCCGGGGCGGCGGAACAGCGCGCGGatgccaccggcggcgccgccgccgccgccgccggaccacCCTCGCCGCAGGCTCCTCATGAGGAACGCCAGCGCGTCCTCGGCGGAGAACATCGGCCGCCCATCCCCGCCGCGCGCGACCAGCATCGCCGCgagcacgccgccggcgccggagccagCAGCGA
Coding sequences:
- the LOC4334333 gene encoding patatin-like protein 3 — its product is MEPAAAAAAGQLDVDKLTYEIFSILESKFLFGYDDPKLVFSGGDEPQGAVKGTLARGPAVVERGKVCVLSIDGGGRAADGLLAGAALVSLEASLRRRTGDETARLADFFDVAAGSGAGGVLAAMLVARGGDGRPMFSAEDALAFLMRSLRRGWSGGGGGGAAGGIRALFRRPGAAFRKVFGDLTLRDTVRPVLVPCYDLASAGPFLFSRADAVETAAYDFRLRDVCAATCAGSDGSASAVEVRSSDGATRIAAVGGGLALGNPTAAAITHVLNNKREFPLAAGVEDLLVISIGSGECDNRPTGGAAASTSEIVRIAAEGVADMVDQAVAMAFGHNRTNNYIRIQAMGSPRASRGGMRCGGGGGGDGAGWGVAEEMLSQKNVESVLFRGKKLAEQTNAEKLEWFAHELVKERDRRRTAGALAPAVVKQQPSESAPATAAAADGHTPPPTSYSNLVSQMFTTIL